The following proteins come from a genomic window of Nicotiana tomentosiformis chromosome 12, ASM39032v3, whole genome shotgun sequence:
- the LOC138903203 gene encoding uncharacterized protein, whose translation MGSITHWKVRMEAFIKSYDVNVWCIIKKSDFPLLQPKPEKKLEGYVSTETLNIDDYTDDHMTIVQINSKAQNLLYNVISGEEFEKISSCDTTKEMWDKLKVTYKGTGKVKETRINLLIRDYELFQMKDDEYIEDMLGRFSKIVGDIKFFGRLYSSGEQVRKILRSLPTLWQPKVITLEYGDLDKLSYDEFRGDLIAFEQTHLKKHGHEEKKKSVPSKSTITESEGEDEEEGDKHQDYIVLFSRVVSNTTRSSKNNRISKSSSRKGNEISEKKNNDRKCYECENYGHIQANYPELKKKLSKGNQKRKSSSVWSDEYIPDKDHSGATNLCFMA comes from the coding sequence ATGGGCAGTATTACTCACTGGAAAGTTCGAATGGAAGCTTTCATCAAATCTTATGATGTTAATGTATGGTGCATCATCAAGAAGAGTGACTTTCCTCTCCTACAGCCCAAACCAGAAAAGAAACTAGAAGGATATGTATCTACTGAAACCCTTAATATTGATGATTATACTGATGATCATATGACGATCGTGCAGATAAATTCAAAGGCACAAAATCTATTATACAATGTTATAAGCGGAGAAGAATTTGAAAAAATATCAAGTTGTGACACAACCAAAGAAATGTGGGATAAACTAAAAGTTACCTATAAAGGTACCGGTAAAGTAAAAGAGACAAGGATAAATCTTTTGATTCGTGATTATGAGCTGTTTCAAATGAAGGATGATGAATACATTGAAGACATGCTTGGCCGATTTAGTAAAATAGTTGGAGATATAAAATTCTTTGGAAGACTATATTCAAGTGGTGAACAAGTCAGAAAAATTCTAAGAAGTCTACCCACTTTATGGCAACCAAAAGTTATTACTCTTGAATACGGAGATCTCGACAAACTATCATATGATGAATTTCGTGGAGACCTTATAGCCTTTGAGCAAACCCATCTCAAAAAGCATGGAcatgaagaaaagaaaaagagtgtTCCCTCTAAATCAACTATTACTGAGTCTGAaggtgaagatgaagaagaaggagACAAACATCAAGATTATATTGTATTATTTTCTAGAGTTGTCTCTAACACGACGCGAAGTAGCAAGAATAATAGAATAAGCAAATCAAGTTCTAGAAAAGGTAATGAAATAAGTGAGAAGAAAAATAATGATAGAAAATGCTACGAATGTGAAAATTATGGTCACATCCAAGCCAACTATCCAGAACTAAAAAAGAAACTATCCAAGGGAAATCAGAAGAGAAAATCTTCCAGCGTATGGAGTGATGAATATATACCAGATAAAGATCATAGTGGAGCTACCAACCTTTGTTTCATGGCATGA